A window from Amblyomma americanum isolate KBUSLIRL-KWMA chromosome 7, ASM5285725v1, whole genome shotgun sequence encodes these proteins:
- the LOC144097478 gene encoding uncharacterized protein LOC144097478: MRQFCACVAITGCADNGPPPQLFKQSCSWNKALLILCIVTHASVCYSGDEARSNPCKGLLVGDMAFGSRIGEFDLSENSSWVDYVERIELSCAANKLTTDDDKRAVLLSCCGPETYSLIATLVKPSRPPNVGYQVIVDAVKKHINPKPSELYSSTLRRTPRPGNLQPKSCWAGSSGPPYPAFARMRVTQAAFGSRHHEVSSLGTPCTRGTSGQGPSGCLHACRDR; this comes from the exons atgcgccagttctgtgcctgtgttgctatcaccggttgtgctgataacgggccaccgccgcagctatttaagcagtcgtgttcttggaataaagcgcttttgattctgtgcattgtgactcacgcgtcagtctgttacagtggcgacgaggcacGGTCGAACCCGTGCAAGGGCCTGTTGGTCGGCGACATGGCTTTCGGCAGTCGCATTGGAGAGTTCGACCTCAGTGAAAATTCATCGTGGGTAGATTATGTCGAGCGCATTGAGTTATCGTGCGCAGCTAACAAGCTCACAACGGATGACGACAAACGAGCTGTGTTGCTCAGTTGCTGTGGGCCAGAGACGTACTCCCTCATAGCAACCCTCGTCAAGCCTTCGCGGCCACCCAACGTGGGCTATCAAGTCATCGTCGACGCAGTGAAGAAGCATATCAACCCGAAGCCATCTGAACTATACTCGAG CACTCTACGCCGCACGCCGAGACCGGGAAATCTCCAGCCGAAGTCATGCTGGGCCGGAAGTTCAGGACCGCCCTATCCAGCCTTCGCCCGGATGAGAGTGACGCAAGCTGCCTTCGGCAGCCGCCACCACGAGGTTTCCAGTCTGGGGACGCCGTGTACGCGCGGAACTTCCGGCCAGGGCCCAAGTGGTTGTTTGCACGCGTGTCGCGACCGATAG